The following nucleotide sequence is from Mauremys reevesii isolate NIE-2019 unplaced genomic scaffold, ASM1616193v1 Contig22, whole genome shotgun sequence.
GGCGCTGGAGTCACGGAATCGTAGAACCATATGGTTAGACGGGGCTGTAAGGGTCAGAGTCCAGTGACCTCGTCGCAGGCTGCTGCCCCGGCTTCCCTTTCTCCCCGGCTTCCTCCGGCCCAGGTGTCATGTCTGGGCCtgtcccacctgcctcccctccccagcacaagCCCCTTGCTCCTCAGTTTTCAGGCTCCCTGTGGACCATGATTATTTCCGTGAGAATTGTCCGCTGACCTGGCATGCTCTCCTGTTTCGGTCtctcctggggagggggctgttagTCGGGCACTGGCTCTTTCACCCCCACACCACTTCCGCCCTGCTGGACACTTCCAGTGTTTGCTCCTCCCAAGCGGGATCATCCTCCCGCACGGCCGCAGCCAGGCAGCGCTGTGCTGACAGGGCAATGTACAAACGCACATGCTGGGGGAAGGATGTGGGGCTGCCTCGGTCAGGCCCCACTGCAGGGGGGTCTGAGTGTTTCCCGGGCCTAGGAAGTAACATCTGGGTTATGTTCCCTCCAGCAGAGGAGGAGCAGTGCTGTGAGCCGTGGGTCAGCCCCCAGCAGGAGTCCCTGGTGTGGGAGCCTCCGGAGAGTCCCTGCCGAGGTGAGTagcacccagcccagctccctcggtgctgcctggactctggagaGAAGAGCTGGGCAGAGACCCCGTCCCAGGCTGCTGAGGGCTCTGTTCCTCGTTCACGTGGGGCTGAGATTAgggaagggccctgggctccgttACCTTAAGATCACTGACTGGGTGGGGGGCCCGTGCAGACCTGTGTCTGGTTATCTTACATCCCAGTCATCCAGCATggactctcccctgcctgctcgcTGGCCCCCGcctcctgctggggggagggtaGGTGCTCCTGGGCCTTCATCCTCAGCAGAGTCTCTGTATGGGCAGCGACGGTGTCCTGTTCTCGGCCCCTCCATGGGAATGCTGCCGCAGGCTGCTGTGGGGGGAAGATGTAGGCTGGGTCCTCCCAGGTGGGTGTGACTGGGCGATGCCACCTTCCCGGCATATCCGGTCCCCATTAGGGACTCGCAAGGGGTTGGCCAAGGAACCAGACTTCCTGGGGTACCATCAGCCCCGGGGGAGCCTTGAATGCAGTGGGACCTGCGTGCAGCAGAGGAGATTTGGCCCCTTGTTTCTGCTTCCTCCCTGCTGCAATCCAACCCTCCCCAAATGACGCCACCACCCCTCTGTGCTCCGAGGAGCTGGGGGTTCTGTGCGTGCCAGCTGGGGGGATGGCCTAGCCCCATCCCGCTGCTGGTGGTTAGGAGCCGTTTCCTCTTGGCTGCAGCTTGTGAGACAGTTTCTGGATTCTCTTTTCCACCTGTCAGGCGGCGATGTCCTGAGTGGTTCCGGGAAGCAGCAGCGCCGGTTATGGGCCAGCATCCTCCAGTGCGccgtggcaggggagagacccgaGAGCATCGGCCGAGGTGAGCAGCAGTGATCCTGGGAGCCGCGCTGACTCCACAGCGGGGAGCAGTGACTCTGTCCCAGCTGCCGCCCGGGCTTCCTCCGAAGGATTTGTTGTGTCTCAGGAGGTGCCCATCGGCCTTCTGTCCCCTCCCAGGCCAAGCCCTTTGCCCACCCGGCTTCTGCTCTCTCTGGGATATTGCGGTGAGATCTGGGCATGCAGCTGCTGAGCGGATAGTGCCCTGCTGCCACGCTGTTCACCCAGACTCTCTCCATTGCACTCACTGCAGCTACTGGGCGTTCCCACTCGGCGCACGCCCAGGGCAGAACCCGGCCCCTCCAGTCAGTGGGTGTTTGCATCTCCTCCCCTTACACACCCAGTTTCCTCCCTATAGCCCTGACGCCTTCAGTCCCTTATGGAACGTCACAGCGCTGCCGTCCAGGGTCAGACACCCCCGCGCCGGGTCTCAGGGGAGGCTGTTTTTAATACTCAGGTGGTTAAGATTAGTGGAAACTCTTGCTGGATTTGCTCTCCCTGAATCCCCTGACTGGGAGCCGGTGGGCCTGTTCGGAGAGCCCCCGGGAAACTCCCTCTGGTCACCCCCACACTGAGTCTGCCCATGCTGGGCTCTTCCCTGCTCTCTGACCCTCAGTGCTTTGCAGTGTTGGTGACTTTCTCCCGGTGGCTGCTGCACTGACCGGATGCTGGGAGACGCGGCACAAATCGCCTGTCGGGTGAGGCCTGCGCCCTGGAGACGCCCATTGCCTGGGGCTGGCAGATCAgcactgggagctctggggcagtCACAAGAGAAAATTCGCTTTCCCGAGAACACACTGAGCCAGCGCCTCGCTGGGGTAACTGCATTGGAGTTAATGGAGTTACCCCAGCATGACTTTGGCCCATTGTCTATTCCGTGCTGAAATCCGCAGGCCCatctccacttcctgcaggagctgcagtgcCTCCTGGGAGAAGGGGGGTGCTTGGTCCCAGAGTATTAGTGCTCCCTCCTCCCTGAGGGATAATCTCTGGACTCTCTTTTCCACCCAGCAGATGGCAGGGCCAGGAGCAGTTCTGAGGAGCAGCATCCGGACGACGGGGCTGAGACCCTGCAGCCCTACAGGGTGTTACTCTGGGGATCAGAAGAGGGAGCTGTCCTGAGCCCTGAGCTGCAAGGGACCTCCCGGAGCTCGTGTGGGTCTCAGAGACCGGAGAGTGAGCTGGGGGCCACGCGGGGGTGTGACCGGTGCTCTAGCAACTCCCCAAATATGCGCTCAGGGCCTGAGACGGGAGCGGGGCCGAGCCCGTGCCCGGTGTGTGCCCCGAGAGCCAATGGCACGGCCCCTCCCGGTGCGCAGGAGAGCAGCGTTCCCAAGAAGGAGAAACCCCACAAGTGCCCGGAGTGCGGGAAAGGCTTCCGGAGGAAGTGGGACCTGACCAAGCACCAGAGAACCCACTCGGGGGAGCGCCCCTACCCCTGCCCGGACTGCAGCAAGAGCTTCAGCCACGTCTCCAACCTCATCAagcaccagcgcatccacaccggggagcggcccttCGCCTGCAACCTCTGCGGGCGCAGCTTCACCCTGAAGCAGGTGCTGGTCCggcaccagcgcatccacacgggcgagcggcCCTTCGCCTGCACCGACTGCGACAAGAGCTTCAAGGACAAGCAGAAGCTGACCATCCACCAGCGCatccacacgggcgagcggcCCTACGTCTGTGCCGACTGCGGCAAGAGCTTCGGGCAGAGCCAGCGGCTCAAGACGCACCGGcgcatccacacgggggagaagcCCTACCTCTGCAGCGACTGCGGCCGGGCCTTCAGCCAGGTCTCCAATCTGTACACGCACTGGCGCACCCACACGGGCGAGCGCCCCTACCCCTGCACCTACTGCGGCAAGAGCTTCAGCCTGAAGCACGACCTCACCAAGCACCAGCGGGTGCACACGGGCGAGCGCCCCTACCCCTGCACGGACTGCGACAAGAGCTTCAGCCAGAAGCAGGACCTCACCAAGCACCAGCGGGTGCACACGGGCGAGCGCCCTTACCCCTGTGCCCAGTGCGGCAAGAGCTTCAGCAATGTATCCAACCTCCTTGCCCACCAACGGACCCACCTGGGGCAGcggctcccagcagccagccggGCCCAGCCCGGCCAGGAATGAACCATCATGGGGGTGCTGC
It contains:
- the LOC120393539 gene encoding zinc finger protein 135-like isoform X1, which translates into the protein MFAEWQKELYREVMTENYEMLLSLGYPGPKPDLLYRLERGEEPWVHTPQGPVAWESPSPGGDVLSGSGKQQRRLWASILQCAVAGERPESIGRADGRARSSSEEQHPDDGAETLQPYRVLLWGSEEGAVLSPELQGTSRSSCGSQRPESELGATRGCDRCSSNSPNMRSGPETGAGPSPCPVCAPRANGTAPPGAQESSVPKKEKPHKCPECGKGFRRKWDLTKHQRTHSGERPYPCPDCSKSFSHVSNLIKHQRIHTGERPFACNLCGRSFTLKQVLVRHQRIHTGERPFACTDCDKSFKDKQKLTIHQRIHTGERPYVCADCGKSFGQSQRLKTHRRIHTGEKPYLCSDCGRAFSQVSNLYTHWRTHTGERPYPCTYCGKSFSLKHDLTKHQRVHTGERPYPCTDCDKSFSQKQDLTKHQRVHTGERPYPCAQCGKSFSNVSNLLAHQRTHLGQRLPAASRAQPGQE
- the LOC120393539 gene encoding zinc finger protein OZF-like isoform X3, with amino-acid sequence MFPPAEEEQCCEPWVSPQQESLVWEPPESPCRGGDVLSGSGKQQRRLWASILQCAVAGERPESIGRADGRARSSSEEQHPDDGAETLQPYRVLLWGSEEGAVLSPELQGTSRSSCGSQRPESELGATRGCDRCSSNSPNMRSGPETGAGPSPCPVCAPRANGTAPPGAQESSVPKKEKPHKCPECGKGFRRKWDLTKHQRTHSGERPYPCPDCSKSFSHVSNLIKHQRIHTGERPFACNLCGRSFTLKQVLVRHQRIHTGERPFACTDCDKSFKDKQKLTIHQRIHTGERPYVCADCGKSFGQSQRLKTHRRIHTGEKPYLCSDCGRAFSQVSNLYTHWRTHTGERPYPCTYCGKSFSLKHDLTKHQRVHTGERPYPCTDCDKSFSQKQDLTKHQRVHTGERPYPCAQCGKSFSNVSNLLAHQRTHLGQRLPAASRAQPGQE
- the LOC120393539 gene encoding zinc finger protein 436-like isoform X2 codes for the protein MFAEWQKELYREVMTENYEMLLSLGYPGPKPDLLYRLERGEEPWVHTPQGPVAWESPSPGGDVLSGSGKQQRRLWASILQCAVAGERPESIGRDGRARSSSEEQHPDDGAETLQPYRVLLWGSEEGAVLSPELQGTSRSSCGSQRPESELGATRGCDRCSSNSPNMRSGPETGAGPSPCPVCAPRANGTAPPGAQESSVPKKEKPHKCPECGKGFRRKWDLTKHQRTHSGERPYPCPDCSKSFSHVSNLIKHQRIHTGERPFACNLCGRSFTLKQVLVRHQRIHTGERPFACTDCDKSFKDKQKLTIHQRIHTGERPYVCADCGKSFGQSQRLKTHRRIHTGEKPYLCSDCGRAFSQVSNLYTHWRTHTGERPYPCTYCGKSFSLKHDLTKHQRVHTGERPYPCTDCDKSFSQKQDLTKHQRVHTGERPYPCAQCGKSFSNVSNLLAHQRTHLGQRLPAASRAQPGQE